One Coraliomargarita parva DNA segment encodes these proteins:
- a CDS encoding glycosyltransferase, translating to MDYRKHFDWVAENDGKPRRRQRGFHAQILRLLRHHIRPGAKVLEWGAGRGGLLKGLEPSRGLGLDISPRMLEQARERNVSEGVEFRQGDIQVDTIEEKFDAIVLDYLSGYLPDIQKAFENLQSACHPRTRIYITSLNYLWKPVFVLAQRMGLVLRQPASNWLSTADLVNLLELAGFEVVQERTEQIFPFRVPLLDGFLNRFLVKLPLFRHFGVSLFIVARPVMKPELKSPCSCSVILPARNESGHIKAALERIPVLGGKTELIIVEGNSTDDTWEVIEREVAAYQGPLEVRYFKQPGKGKWDAVYAGFAEAKGDVLVIQDGDLTAPPEDLPKFYAALASGRAEFVNGSRLVYPMESQAMKLLNFFGNKFFAMALSFVVDQPIKDSLCGTKMILREDYQRLLKRIEEFGAFDPYGDFNLIFGSSLLDLAIRDVPVRYKDRAYGDTNISRFSGAALLMRMTWFGLRKLRFHR from the coding sequence ATGGATTACCGCAAGCACTTTGATTGGGTAGCTGAGAACGATGGCAAGCCGCGACGTCGACAGCGTGGATTTCACGCGCAGATACTCCGACTTCTACGGCACCACATTCGTCCGGGGGCGAAAGTCCTGGAGTGGGGCGCCGGACGTGGCGGCTTACTCAAAGGCCTGGAGCCGTCGCGCGGCCTCGGTCTGGATATCAGTCCGCGCATGTTGGAACAGGCCCGGGAGCGAAACGTCTCTGAAGGTGTCGAATTCCGGCAAGGCGATATACAAGTCGACACAATCGAGGAAAAATTCGACGCGATTGTCCTGGATTACCTTTCTGGCTATTTGCCAGACATTCAGAAGGCATTTGAAAACCTGCAGTCCGCCTGTCACCCGCGCACCCGCATCTATATTACTTCACTCAACTACCTCTGGAAGCCCGTTTTCGTGCTGGCCCAGCGTATGGGGCTGGTGCTTCGCCAGCCGGCCAGCAACTGGCTCTCGACGGCGGATTTGGTGAATCTTCTGGAACTGGCTGGCTTTGAGGTCGTGCAGGAGCGAACCGAACAGATTTTTCCCTTTCGTGTGCCCTTGCTGGATGGCTTCCTGAACCGGTTTCTGGTGAAGCTGCCTCTCTTTCGCCATTTCGGCGTCTCGCTCTTTATCGTCGCCCGCCCAGTCATGAAGCCGGAGCTGAAGTCGCCCTGTAGCTGTTCGGTGATCCTGCCGGCGCGCAATGAGTCCGGGCATATCAAGGCGGCTCTGGAGCGGATTCCGGTCTTGGGAGGAAAGACGGAGTTGATCATTGTGGAGGGCAACAGCACCGATGATACTTGGGAGGTCATTGAGCGCGAAGTGGCGGCCTATCAAGGACCGTTGGAGGTGCGCTACTTTAAGCAGCCCGGAAAGGGCAAGTGGGACGCCGTATATGCCGGATTCGCGGAAGCCAAAGGCGATGTTCTCGTCATCCAGGATGGTGACCTGACCGCGCCGCCGGAGGACCTGCCGAAGTTTTATGCGGCGCTGGCCAGCGGCCGGGCGGAATTCGTCAATGGCAGCCGCCTGGTGTATCCGATGGAGTCTCAGGCCATGAAGCTGCTGAATTTCTTTGGCAACAAGTTCTTTGCCATGGCGCTCAGCTTTGTGGTCGACCAGCCGATCAAGGATAGCCTCTGCGGTACCAAGATGATCCTGCGCGAAGACTACCAGCGCCTGCTCAAGCGTATTGAAGAGTTCGGTGCCTTCGACCCCTACGGCGACTTCAATCTGATTTTCGGATCTTCCCTGTTGGATCTAGCGATTCGCGATGTACCGGTGCGCTACAAGGACCGTGCCTATGGCGACACCAATATATCGCGCTTCTCCGGTGCCGCCTTGCTCATGCGCATGACATGGTTCGGGTTGCGCAAGCTGCGCTTCCACCGCTAG
- the pyk gene encoding pyruvate kinase produces the protein MSKPYRKTKIIFTIGPATQSEEKLEELIASGVDICRINMAHADHAWTREIIQRVRSVCNRVGRHIAIMMDVKGPEIRTRDVPETFELEKGETFDFTYDEGLGGTGEDGVRRVDVNYPGFSKDMSVGDTVLVDSGLIRLKVLEIDGHRVRCEVIIPGPLGNRRHINLPGVRVNLPSLTKKDQADIDVGIEQKIEFFALSFVREPQDLVVFRNYLEKQDSQAKIIAKIEDQQAISNLDEIIKASDGLMVARGDLGIECPFEDLPAIQSKAIDTCIQETKPVIVATHMLESMIESPIPTRAEVTDIANAIREQADCVMLSGETTVGKYPIECVEVMNRIALKMESVEAESYPAIRTNLPLNLPRSMMLRSAAQLATELDAAIMVFTRRGVFSQKLSSLRPQVPIYAFTDQEPLFKQLLLLRGVEPFYMDFDHDHETTIQRAFSMLKDRGWSKAGDQLVVITKMYAREKLIDSTQIRELD, from the coding sequence ATGAGTAAACCATACCGCAAAACTAAAATCATTTTTACAATCGGGCCGGCAACCCAAAGCGAAGAAAAGCTGGAGGAGCTGATCGCTAGCGGCGTGGATATCTGCCGCATCAACATGGCGCACGCCGACCACGCATGGACCCGTGAAATCATCCAGCGCGTCCGCAGCGTCTGTAATCGCGTAGGCCGCCACATCGCCATCATGATGGACGTGAAGGGGCCGGAGATCCGCACCCGCGATGTGCCCGAAACATTCGAACTGGAGAAGGGTGAAACCTTCGACTTCACCTATGACGAAGGTCTGGGTGGCACGGGGGAAGACGGCGTTCGCCGGGTCGACGTGAATTATCCGGGCTTTTCCAAGGACATGAGCGTGGGCGACACCGTGCTGGTGGACAGCGGGCTCATCCGCCTGAAGGTACTGGAAATCGACGGCCACCGCGTGCGCTGCGAAGTCATCATCCCGGGGCCTTTGGGCAACCGCCGCCACATCAACCTCCCCGGCGTGCGCGTGAACCTGCCCTCCCTGACGAAGAAGGACCAGGCGGACATCGACGTCGGGATCGAGCAGAAAATCGAATTCTTTGCCCTGTCCTTCGTGCGCGAGCCCCAGGATCTGGTGGTCTTCCGGAACTATCTTGAGAAACAAGACTCCCAGGCAAAGATCATCGCCAAGATCGAAGACCAGCAAGCGATCAGCAATCTGGATGAGATCATCAAGGCCTCCGACGGCCTGATGGTGGCCCGCGGCGACCTGGGCATCGAGTGCCCCTTCGAGGACCTGCCGGCGATCCAATCGAAAGCGATCGACACCTGTATCCAGGAAACCAAACCGGTCATCGTCGCTACTCACATGTTGGAATCGATGATCGAGTCACCGATTCCGACCCGCGCCGAAGTCACAGACATCGCCAATGCGATCCGCGAGCAGGCCGACTGCGTGATGCTTTCAGGTGAAACCACAGTGGGCAAATACCCGATCGAGTGCGTTGAGGTGATGAACCGGATCGCTCTGAAAATGGAATCGGTCGAAGCCGAGTCCTATCCGGCGATCCGAACGAACCTCCCGCTGAACCTGCCTCGTTCCATGATGCTGCGTTCCGCGGCACAGTTGGCCACCGAGCTGGATGCGGCCATCATGGTCTTCACACGCCGCGGGGTCTTCTCCCAGAAGCTTTCCTCCCTGCGCCCCCAGGTGCCGATCTACGCCTTCACGGACCAGGAGCCGCTCTTCAAGCAATTGCTGCTCCTGCGCGGGGTCGAGCCCTTCTACATGGACTTTGACCACGATCACGAAACCACCATCCAACGCGCCTTCTCCATGCTGAAGGACCGGGGCTGGTCCAAAGCCGGCGACCAGCTGGTCGTGATCACGAAGATGTACGCACGGGAAAAGTTGATCGACAGCACGCAAATCCGGGAGCTAGATTAA
- a CDS encoding MBL fold metallo-hydrolase: MLSDFQILGSSSSGNCALLRTGHTRILIDAGFSGKRIGQMLEGIGESLANLDAVFLTHEHQDHAQGLRGLSRRPDLPIFANRDTADAVQAKLCRPANWQYFETGASFRFRDIEICTFSLPHDAYDPVGYRFHWGEDDDLFSPRQGLAWVTDLGYVPENVRSHICEVETLVIEANYDENLLEQDNKRPWSTKQRIRGRHGHLSNDATFNLLESLNGNTKLRQVYLAHLSKDCNSVPLVREKFAPLGRIHANLQLHVVDPTFGIAAASNATM, encoded by the coding sequence ATGCTGTCCGACTTCCAGATTTTAGGCTCCAGCAGCAGCGGGAACTGCGCCCTGCTGCGCACCGGCCATACCCGAATTTTAATCGACGCAGGCTTCAGCGGGAAGCGCATCGGGCAAATGCTTGAGGGGATCGGCGAATCCCTCGCCAACCTCGACGCCGTCTTCCTCACCCATGAGCACCAGGACCACGCGCAGGGGCTGCGCGGCCTCTCCCGCCGTCCCGACCTGCCCATCTTCGCCAACCGCGACACCGCGGATGCGGTCCAGGCCAAACTCTGCCGCCCGGCCAACTGGCAATACTTCGAGACCGGCGCCAGCTTCCGCTTCCGCGACATCGAAATTTGCACCTTCTCACTCCCCCACGACGCCTATGACCCAGTCGGCTACCGCTTCCACTGGGGAGAAGACGACGATTTGTTCTCGCCACGGCAGGGCCTGGCCTGGGTGACCGACCTCGGCTATGTGCCGGAGAATGTGCGCAGCCATATCTGCGAAGTCGAAACCCTTGTAATCGAGGCCAATTACGACGAAAACCTGCTGGAGCAGGACAATAAACGCCCCTGGAGCACCAAACAACGGATCCGGGGCCGGCATGGGCACCTCTCCAATGATGCAACCTTCAATCTACTCGAGTCACTGAACGGTAACACAAAATTACGTCAAGTCTACCTTGCCCACCTTAGTAAAGACTGTAATAGCGTACCGCTCGTGCGTGAAAAATTTGCACCCTTGGGCAGAATTCATGCAAATTTACAGCTACATGTAGTCGATCCCACTTTCGGTATCGCAGCTGCTTCAAATGCAACCATGTAA
- the folE2 gene encoding GTP cyclohydrolase FolE2, with translation MNKKSSSPSDMPSLAANAKPRKVYDENFVLTDAYRDALPDMQNADAQEIFGANVPILKVGISNFKLPLRYITPTSDTLTLETSITGTVSLEADQKGINMSRIMRTFYEYSERIFTPDLLGDILIAYKETLGAHCAQLKLDFNYPILKPSLRSGLEGWQYYQCAFEGKLDDLDRFRKYIHFDFIYSSACPCSSELSEHARESRQVYGIPHSQRSTARVSVEVAEGKHLSIEEIQALCLEGLKTETQVMVKREDEQAFAEMNGAYTKFVEDAARLLYEQLASEPRIADFQVACAHLESLHSHDAVAVINKGVPGGFTGQFDGFKSLIR, from the coding sequence ATGAACAAAAAATCCAGCAGTCCATCCGATATGCCCAGCCTCGCGGCCAACGCGAAGCCACGGAAGGTGTATGATGAGAACTTCGTTCTCACCGACGCCTACCGCGATGCGCTGCCCGATATGCAGAACGCCGATGCTCAGGAGATCTTCGGGGCCAATGTCCCGATCCTCAAGGTCGGCATCTCCAATTTCAAGCTGCCCTTGCGCTACATTACGCCGACATCGGACACATTGACCCTGGAAACGTCGATTACCGGTACGGTGTCTTTGGAGGCCGACCAGAAGGGGATCAACATGTCCCGGATCATGCGCACTTTCTATGAGTATTCCGAGCGGATTTTTACGCCGGACCTGCTCGGCGATATCCTGATCGCGTACAAGGAAACACTGGGTGCACACTGTGCCCAACTGAAGCTGGACTTCAATTATCCGATCCTGAAGCCGAGTCTGCGCAGCGGTCTGGAAGGTTGGCAATATTACCAGTGCGCCTTCGAGGGGAAGTTGGACGACCTGGATCGTTTCCGCAAATACATCCATTTCGATTTCATCTACTCCTCCGCTTGCCCCTGTTCCTCCGAACTGTCCGAGCATGCGCGCGAGTCCCGTCAGGTCTATGGAATCCCGCATTCCCAGCGCAGTACGGCCCGCGTCAGCGTGGAGGTCGCCGAGGGCAAGCACCTCAGCATCGAGGAAATCCAGGCGCTTTGTTTGGAGGGCCTCAAGACTGAAACGCAGGTCATGGTGAAGCGGGAGGACGAGCAGGCATTTGCCGAGATGAACGGTGCCTATACCAAGTTTGTGGAGGACGCCGCGCGTCTGCTCTATGAGCAATTGGCCTCGGAGCCCCGTATTGCGGACTTCCAGGTGGCCTGTGCCCACTTGGAGTCACTGCACTCGCACGATGCGGTCGCGGTTATCAATAAAGGGGTGCCCGGCGGGTTCACGGGGCAATTTGACGGTTTTAAAAGCTTGATCCGCTAG
- a CDS encoding NUDIX hydrolase, producing MNSSLPKASSDPAARPSGTGDELFDVVDANDHVIRTERRSVVHREKLLHRAIHVFVFNAAGQLYLQRRSMTKDSAPGKWVSSCSGHVDSGEDYDPAATRELAEEIGLYAPANLRRVFKELPCKQTGYEFVWVYRCEAEGPFTLDPEEVIEGKWVGLEELDAWMAERPRDFAWSFAHLWEIFRAR from the coding sequence ATGAATTCCTCTCTACCAAAAGCATCCTCGGATCCGGCTGCCCGCCCGTCCGGCACTGGAGACGAACTATTCGATGTCGTCGATGCAAATGACCATGTGATCCGCACCGAGCGTCGTTCGGTCGTGCACCGGGAAAAGCTCCTGCACCGTGCGATTCACGTTTTTGTGTTTAATGCGGCCGGACAGCTATACCTGCAGCGCCGTTCGATGACGAAGGACAGCGCGCCCGGCAAGTGGGTTAGCTCCTGTTCCGGGCATGTCGACAGCGGGGAGGACTATGATCCGGCCGCGACGCGTGAACTGGCGGAGGAGATCGGACTTTATGCGCCTGCCAATTTGCGGCGCGTATTCAAGGAGTTGCCATGCAAGCAGACCGGCTATGAATTTGTCTGGGTCTACCGCTGCGAAGCCGAGGGCCCCTTCACCCTGGATCCGGAAGAGGTGATCGAAGGCAAATGGGTGGGTCTCGAGGAGCTGGATGCCTGGATGGCGGAGCGCCCGCGGGATTTTGCTTGGTCTTTCGCCCACCTCTGGGAAATCTTCCGCGCGCGCTAG
- a CDS encoding sigma-54-dependent transcriptional regulator: MVQAQDIPTVLVIDDDDDLRYSLKRVLSGRNYNVIEADSGEQGIQMAEQHHPQVILLDNRMKGMSGMEALQHLRGINPNAMIILMTAYGTTQTTIEAMKFGAFDYIMKPFDLKKIVSLTESAIAASSDMNKASKEEKPGKVTQEDIEGGIIGSSSAMQTVFKMIGQVAASDVTVMITGESGTGKELIARAIFQNSLRSQKPFIAVNCAAIPENLIESELFGHEKGSFTGATNQRIGKFELCDGGTIFLDEIGDMAPSTQTKILRALQEGEIQRVGSSETIKVNVRMLAATNKPLEEMVREKTFREDLYYRLNVVRIQLPPLRERMEDVPHLVDFVLKRLARDSKAAVHSISPEALNVLCRYNWPGNVRELENLVYRSAVMAQGEMILVKDLPQEIVSAVAQSSGLSKPPFPEADAEVSAAIPVPEVASEPVAEAPAASVPVVEDLPATLVGEPAADPFDAVYEALRGAHGSNILEHLEREIIQRALKETDGKQVKAAEILGMTRATLRKRIDQYDLSK; this comes from the coding sequence ATGGTTCAGGCTCAAGACATCCCTACCGTCCTGGTGATCGACGACGACGACGATCTGCGCTATTCCCTCAAGCGAGTCCTCTCCGGTCGCAACTACAATGTGATCGAGGCGGACAGTGGTGAGCAGGGGATCCAGATGGCGGAACAGCATCACCCCCAGGTCATTCTTCTGGACAACCGGATGAAGGGCATGAGTGGCATGGAGGCCTTGCAGCATCTTCGGGGGATCAACCCTAATGCCATGATCATTCTCATGACCGCCTACGGGACTACCCAGACGACGATCGAGGCGATGAAGTTTGGGGCTTTCGACTACATAATGAAGCCTTTCGATCTGAAGAAGATTGTCAGTCTGACCGAGTCGGCCATTGCCGCCTCGTCCGACATGAACAAGGCGAGCAAGGAGGAAAAGCCGGGCAAGGTCACCCAAGAGGACATCGAAGGCGGCATTATCGGCAGCTCATCGGCCATGCAGACGGTGTTCAAGATGATCGGTCAGGTGGCTGCGAGTGATGTCACTGTCATGATCACCGGTGAGAGCGGTACCGGCAAAGAGCTGATTGCCCGCGCCATCTTCCAGAACAGTCTACGTTCACAAAAGCCATTTATTGCGGTCAACTGTGCCGCTATTCCTGAAAATCTGATCGAAAGCGAACTGTTCGGTCACGAAAAGGGTTCCTTCACCGGAGCCACCAACCAGCGTATCGGCAAGTTTGAGCTCTGCGATGGCGGCACGATTTTCCTCGACGAAATCGGCGATATGGCACCCTCGACCCAGACCAAGATCCTGCGTGCCCTCCAGGAGGGGGAGATCCAGCGGGTCGGTAGTAGCGAGACGATCAAGGTGAATGTGCGCATGTTGGCGGCCACAAACAAGCCGCTGGAGGAAATGGTGCGCGAAAAGACTTTCCGTGAAGACCTCTATTATCGTCTGAACGTTGTGCGCATCCAGTTGCCGCCCCTGCGAGAGCGGATGGAGGATGTGCCGCACTTGGTGGATTTTGTTCTCAAGCGTCTGGCGCGCGACAGCAAGGCGGCCGTGCACTCGATTTCGCCGGAAGCGCTCAATGTTCTTTGTCGCTACAACTGGCCCGGCAATGTGCGTGAGTTGGAAAACCTGGTCTACCGTAGCGCGGTCATGGCTCAGGGGGAGATGATTCTGGTCAAGGATCTGCCTCAGGAGATTGTCTCTGCCGTGGCACAGAGTTCAGGCCTGTCCAAGCCGCCTTTCCCGGAGGCGGATGCCGAGGTTTCCGCTGCGATCCCCGTGCCGGAGGTTGCCTCTGAGCCGGTTGCGGAGGCGCCGGCGGCAAGTGTGCCGGTGGTGGAAGACCTGCCGGCCACTCTGGTGGGCGAGCCGGCTGCGGATCCCTTTGATGCGGTGTATGAGGCGCTGCGCGGTGCGCATGGCAGTAATATCCTCGAACATCTGGAGCGTGAAATCATTCAACGCGCGCTCAAGGAAACCGATGGCAAACAGGTCAAGGCCGCCGAGATCTTGGGGATGACCCGTGCGACCTTGCGCAAGCGCATCGATCAGTACGATCTCAGCAAGTGA
- a CDS encoding DUF1573 domain-containing protein codes for MISRYPFALSLSLLLGLCLGIHNASAQAELRWNQTEARIEMAPDQEQVRAEFVVTNDGDDTLRIARIKTSCGCTGSIVEGKIIKPGESTTIVATFNKGKRRGKNHTKLEVYLDNTPDAVATLHMIINIPVLIDAQPAIVYWTKDSPETPRSSRILLDTKYIDTISAIEYNKDLLEVTEAMDPSGKAARILKVIPKSFTDPMRESITIRGSGPDGRSAEAKIHAFVNR; via the coding sequence ATGATATCCAGATATCCGTTCGCACTGTCCCTGAGCCTGCTCCTCGGCCTCTGCCTTGGCATTCATAACGCTTCCGCCCAAGCCGAGCTTCGCTGGAACCAGACCGAGGCACGCATTGAAATGGCCCCGGACCAGGAGCAGGTCCGGGCGGAATTTGTAGTAACCAACGACGGTGACGACACCCTCCGTATCGCCCGGATCAAAACCAGCTGCGGCTGCACCGGATCCATCGTCGAGGGAAAGATCATCAAACCGGGCGAATCGACCACAATCGTCGCAACCTTTAACAAAGGGAAACGCCGGGGCAAGAACCACACCAAGCTGGAGGTCTACCTCGACAATACACCGGACGCGGTGGCAACCCTGCATATGATCATCAACATTCCGGTACTGATCGACGCCCAGCCGGCCATCGTCTACTGGACCAAAGACAGTCCGGAAACGCCGCGCAGCTCCCGCATCCTGCTCGACACCAAGTACATCGACACGATTTCGGCAATCGAATACAACAAGGACCTACTTGAAGTCACCGAAGCCATGGATCCCAGCGGCAAGGCCGCCCGAATCCTCAAGGTCATCCCCAAAAGCTTCACGGATCCGATGCGGGAAAGCATCACGATCCGAGGCAGCGGCCCGGACGGCCGCAGCGCCGAAGCCAAGATACATGCCTTCGTGAACCGCTAG
- a CDS encoding MauE/DoxX family redox-associated membrane protein: MTTHHRLSAVRLLVQLVLAGVFVTAAFNKILDPQSFAVSVTSYRVLPLEASPWIALFLPWLEIFAGFGLLIRPIQRASSLTVSTLLLMFIGINLAAWVRGLEVSCGCFGASEVQTNYAWLITRNSIFWLGSLGLVWSSWRNAPARLRSQADSLE; the protein is encoded by the coding sequence ATGACCACGCACCACAGACTCTCGGCCGTACGGCTTCTGGTACAACTAGTCCTGGCCGGCGTCTTCGTGACCGCCGCCTTCAACAAGATACTCGATCCGCAGTCTTTCGCGGTATCGGTAACATCCTACCGCGTGCTGCCCTTGGAGGCCTCGCCCTGGATCGCCCTCTTTCTGCCCTGGCTGGAGATCTTTGCCGGCTTCGGCCTGCTCATCCGGCCGATTCAGCGCGCCTCCTCACTGACCGTGAGTACCCTGCTACTGATGTTTATCGGGATCAATCTCGCCGCGTGGGTGCGGGGCCTTGAGGTAAGCTGCGGCTGCTTCGGTGCGTCTGAGGTACAGACGAACTATGCCTGGCTGATCACCCGAAACAGTATTTTCTGGCTGGGCAGCTTGGGACTGGTTTGGAGCAGTTGGCGGAATGCACCTGCCCGCTTGCGTTCGCAGGCGGATTCCCTTGAGTAA
- a CDS encoding rhodanese-like domain-containing protein — MLSLIKEFSLLLILVVIGSAYSLVRGWSPLPWAEPELQAGEIRYVDASALEVIWLDARSEAEYSEGHIEQALWFDEADWDNSLIMVMEEWLQAPRPIIVYCSDAACGTSKRVAERLRSSITDAEIYSLKGGWHL, encoded by the coding sequence ATGCTTTCCCTAATCAAAGAGTTCTCGCTGCTCCTCATCTTGGTTGTGATCGGATCCGCCTACTCGCTGGTCCGGGGGTGGTCGCCACTCCCCTGGGCCGAACCCGAGCTTCAAGCCGGCGAAATCCGCTATGTAGATGCGTCCGCACTCGAAGTCATCTGGTTGGACGCCCGCAGTGAGGCCGAATACAGCGAAGGGCACATCGAGCAGGCTCTCTGGTTCGACGAAGCGGACTGGGACAACAGCCTGATCATGGTGATGGAAGAATGGCTACAGGCACCGCGCCCGATCATCGTATACTGCTCGGACGCGGCCTGCGGCACGAGCAAGCGAGTGGCAGAACGACTGCGCAGCTCGATCACCGATGCTGAGATTTACAGCCTGAAGGGAGGCTGGCATCTATGA
- a CDS encoding class II fumarate hydratase has protein sequence MRTETDSMGSMEVPDEALFGASTQRAVLNFPVSGHPMPAGFIHSLGLLKYACARANEELGRLNAAKSDAIQKAAREIQAGRHDAHFPVDIFQTGSATSTNMNANEVIANRCSQYAGKPIGSKEPVHPNDDCNLGQSSNDTMPTVLHLSVALALRDELKPALGLLRNKLQAKAELFRETVKIGRTHLMDATPLTVGQEFSGYAQQVSKSLIRIDRSLSALEELAIGGTAVGTGINTHPGFASRVVRILKEDTGLSLREAENHFEAQAARDDCVEVAGQLTAIAASLTKIANDIRWLGSGPRCGLGELQVPATQPGSSIMPGKVNPVMSEMIVQTCLYTQGLCQTVAMCGRDGQFELNVTIPLIAYSLHETIRCLANACRTFSERCILGLSLNKAQIATLVHRSLMLVTALNPHIGYDKAAQVAKQAFSEGKTLREVVLEQGWMDAAQLDEALDPKRMTKAHTDR, from the coding sequence ATGCGCACGGAAACAGACTCCATGGGATCGATGGAAGTGCCCGACGAGGCGCTTTTTGGCGCGTCCACCCAGCGCGCCGTGCTGAACTTCCCGGTCAGCGGACATCCCATGCCCGCCGGTTTCATCCACAGCCTCGGTCTGCTCAAGTATGCCTGCGCACGAGCCAACGAGGAACTGGGACGCCTGAATGCGGCCAAATCGGACGCCATCCAGAAAGCGGCGCGAGAGATCCAGGCTGGGCGCCATGACGCGCATTTTCCGGTCGACATCTTCCAGACCGGGTCAGCCACCTCGACCAACATGAATGCGAACGAGGTGATCGCCAACCGCTGCAGCCAATATGCCGGCAAGCCCATCGGCTCAAAGGAACCGGTGCATCCAAACGACGACTGCAACCTCGGCCAATCGTCAAACGACACGATGCCGACCGTGCTGCACCTTAGCGTGGCCCTCGCCCTGCGGGACGAACTCAAGCCGGCGCTGGGCCTGTTGCGAAACAAATTACAGGCGAAGGCGGAACTATTCCGCGAAACGGTCAAGATCGGACGGACCCACCTGATGGACGCGACCCCTTTGACAGTGGGCCAGGAGTTTTCCGGCTACGCCCAACAGGTATCCAAATCTCTGATACGGATTGACCGGTCCCTTTCCGCGCTGGAGGAGCTAGCAATCGGGGGAACAGCGGTGGGTACGGGGATCAACACTCACCCTGGGTTCGCAAGCCGGGTTGTCCGCATCCTCAAGGAGGATACCGGCTTATCCCTGAGGGAAGCGGAAAACCACTTCGAAGCCCAGGCGGCACGGGACGACTGCGTGGAGGTCGCCGGCCAGCTCACCGCCATCGCAGCAAGCCTGACCAAGATAGCGAATGACATCCGCTGGCTCGGATCGGGACCGCGCTGCGGCCTCGGCGAGCTGCAAGTCCCTGCGACGCAGCCGGGATCCTCCATCATGCCAGGCAAAGTGAATCCGGTGATGAGCGAGATGATAGTGCAAACCTGTCTCTACACCCAGGGACTCTGCCAGACCGTCGCGATGTGCGGACGCGACGGCCAGTTCGAACTCAACGTGACCATCCCGCTGATCGCCTACTCCTTACACGAGACCATCCGATGCCTTGCCAATGCCTGCCGAACCTTCAGCGAACGCTGCATCTTGGGGCTGAGTCTCAACAAGGCACAGATCGCCACACTGGTCCACCGCTCGCTCATGCTCGTCACCGCACTGAACCCGCATATCGGCTACGACAAAGCGGCACAGGTAGCCAAGCAGGCCTTTTCCGAAGGCAAAACCTTGCGCGAAGTCGTGCTGGAGCAAGGATGGATGGACGCCGCACAGCTCGACGAAGCCCTCGACCCGAAGCGGATGACAAAAGCTCACACGGATCGCTAG
- a CDS encoding secondary thiamine-phosphate synthase enzyme YjbQ, with amino-acid sequence MAVYTKQIQVTAPGKSTKEFTHEIETGLHESGLKEGAVTVFCCHTSCSLVIMENADPSARRDLERFIDRLVPEDDPDFTHTYEGPDDMPSHIKMALTRTAEVIPFVNGRLCLGTWQGVFLWEHRVRSHSRRIVLSYQGE; translated from the coding sequence ATGGCCGTATATACCAAGCAGATCCAAGTCACCGCACCGGGGAAATCGACAAAGGAGTTCACCCATGAGATCGAGACCGGCTTGCATGAGTCCGGTCTGAAGGAGGGCGCCGTCACGGTTTTCTGCTGTCATACCAGCTGCAGTCTGGTTATCATGGAAAATGCGGATCCTTCCGCGCGCCGCGACCTCGAGCGCTTTATCGACCGTCTCGTGCCGGAGGACGACCCCGACTTCACTCACACCTACGAGGGCCCCGATGACATGCCCAGTCATATCAAAATGGCCCTGACCCGCACCGCGGAGGTGATCCCCTTTGTTAACGGTCGCCTCTGCCTCGGCACTTGGCAGGGCGTCTTCCTCTGGGAGCACCGCGTCCGCAGTCACAGCCGCCGCATTGTGCTCAGCTATCAGGGGGAGTAG
- a CDS encoding DUF2007 domain-containing protein: MHEVFRDIDTVKVGMIDGLLRESGIPTVLKNWTGGSNITSIPIPSLYPTVYVLNDSQVNDAKELIKDFFEADSGMAEEWNCSKCGETVDGFLSECWSCQTPREGESGRSE, encoded by the coding sequence ATGCACGAAGTTTTCAGAGATATCGACACTGTCAAAGTTGGGATGATTGACGGACTCCTGAGAGAATCGGGAATCCCAACGGTGCTTAAGAATTGGACGGGGGGATCGAACATCACTTCCATTCCCATCCCGTCACTCTACCCGACGGTATACGTCTTAAACGATTCCCAAGTGAATGATGCAAAGGAGCTGATTAAAGACTTTTTCGAGGCCGATTCAGGAATGGCAGAAGAATGGAATTGCAGTAAATGCGGCGAGACCGTTGATGGATTTTTGTCCGAGTGTTGGTCATGTCAGACTCCCAGAGAAGGGGAGTCAGGCCGGAGCGAGTAA